The Archangium primigenium genomic interval GACGGCACACCCAGGAGTAGATCTCACTGTCATCCGGCCGGTCCGCCCTCAGGCGCCAGGACGCGTACTTGTCCGAGAAGGACGCCTGGGTGACGGCCTTGGACCAGTCCAGGTCCGTCGTCACGGAGGTGACGGACTGGTGCGCGCCGACGAGGGTCCGGGCGTGATCCGTGAGGGCGAGCAGCACCTCGTCCCGGGACGTGGCGCCGTGGATGGCCGCGGCCGCGTCGGCCAGGCCCAGCAACTGGCTTTCCCGCAGGCGCTCGAGCTTCCGGGCGCGCTCGCTCTCGGCCTCGGCCTCGCGCTGGGCCGTCACGTCCTGCATGGCGCCCACCATGCGCAGGGCGCGGCCATCCTCGGCCCGGGCCAGATAGCCCCGATCCACGATCTGCGCGTAGTGGCCATCCGTGCGCAAGAAGCGGTACTCGGCCAGCCAGCGCTGGGCGCCCGCGGAGTCGATGAAGCAGTGGATGTCGTGTGACACCCGCTCCCGATCCTCGGGATGGATGTGCTCGATCCACCACTCCCCCCCGGGGCCCACCTGCTCGGGCGGGTAGCCGAACAAGGTGTGCACGCCCTCGTTCCAGGCGACGGTGTTGTCCACCAGGTTCCAGTCCCAGATGGCTTCCTGCGTGGCCTTGGAGGCCAGCTGGTAGCGCTCCTCGGACAGCCGCAGCGCCGTCTCCAACTTCTTCTTCGCCGTCACGTCCCGGAAGAAGACGATGATGCCGCCGGCCTGCTCCGGATAGGCCGTCACCTCGGTCCACAGGTCCAGGGGAGCGTAGTACTCCTCGAACGCCACGGGCTCGCGCTCGTCCATCACCTGGTGGTAGAGGCGCCAGTACTTGAGCTCGGGAGAAGTGGTCTCGGGAAAGACGTCCCAGAAGACCCGTCCGAGTGTGTCCTCGCGCCGGGTGTGGCTGAGCCGCTCCTGGCTCTGGTTGACGCGCACGAAGCGCCAGTCACGATCCAGCAGGAAGAACGCGTCACCGTTCTCCATGGCGCCCAGCGCCGCGCGGCCCTCCTCCAGCCGGAGGCGCTGGTGGGCCGAGAACGCGGCGACCGCCTCGGCCACCCCCATGGCCAGGCTCTGGCCCAGCACACGCTGCTCATCCAGGCTCGGCTGCAGGCCCTCCTGCTCCATCACGTCGTCGAGCACCTCCCGCAGCTCGCCGTACTCGCGCACCATCGACTCCAGGTCGAAGCCGATGCGAAAGCGCTGGAGGCCGTGCTCCGCCCCCTGCTCCTTCACCTTGCTCCGCGAGTCGTAGTCCCGGGAGCGCTCCTGGCGACCCACGCGCAGGTTGTGGACGAGGCTGGCGAGGAACTGGGGGATGTGATCCGCCAGTTCCGTGCGGCTGTGAGGCCCGGGCGCATGGAAGCGCGCCACGCGCTCCACCCACGCGCGAACGATCTCCTCGCGTCGTGCATCCAACACCTCCGCGAGACGACTCACCAGGACCTCCTCCATGGTCAGGGAGCGTCGCCCCCGGACTACGTGACGCTGACGCCCGGATATCGACCAGGCGAGGGAACGGGCTCGATGACCCGCGTCTTGCCGCCCAGGCCTGGCGTGCCGCCTGGACCCGAATCCGGGTTCATCACGGGCGCCTCGCGCACGGTGGGGTCATCCTCCTCCGCCCCCGCGTCCCGCCGGGAAGGAGTCGGAGTCAAGGGAATGTGCAACACGTCTTTCTTGCTCATGGCGATCTCCTTGTCATCGCCGTTCAACATGGGGCCTGCCCGGTCAGACGGCACGCGGCGCATGAAGGCCCGCCCGCATGTCCGCCTGGGCGTCATGGAGGCTATGGTGCCGCCATGGATTTCCAAGCCCTGCTGACCCGGCTGCAGAACCCCGCCCCCCAAGGTCCCGTGGACCGCCTCGCGGCGCTCGTCGTGGAGCACGAGCTGTCCCAGCCCCTCTCGACCCTGCTGCCCCCGGCCCTGCTCGCGCGCGCCGCGAAGAGCGCCCTGGAGGGCTGGCTCGCGTCCCCCACCGCCGACGGGGAGCTGGCGGCGCTGGTCGATGACCTCCAGGAGAAGCTGGCGCGAGACCCCCGGCGGCTGCGCGACACGCTGCCCCCCGAGGGCCAGCGGGCCCTGCACGAGCTGGCCTCGCACCCGTACTCGCCCAACCGGGAGCTGGTGCTCGCGGTGCTGGACCGCCCGCCGGTCCGGCGGCTCACGCGGAGCCTGTTGCTCGACGTGCTCATCGAGTTCAGCCGCAAGGTGAGCGCGCCGGTGACGGAGAACCGCATCGCCAAGGGCTTCTCGGGCCTGGCGAAGCTCGCCGCCGAGCAGGCCCGCGCGTCCGGCGGCGCCCTGGGCGGCATCGCCGGCGCGCTGTCCGACGAGATCGAGCGCCAGGTGGAGAAGCGCGCCAAGGACTTCGTCGACTCGGCGCTGTCCGGCATCCTGCAGCAGACCGCCGACGCGCTCAGCGACCCCGCGCGCGCCCAGGAGCACGCGGAGCTGCGCGGGGCCATCCTCGAGGGCGTGCTCGGCCTGCCCCTGTCACGGCTCGGCCGCGAGCTGTCCCAGCTCCAGGTGCCCCGGGGCGCGGCGGTGGTGCGCCAGTCCCTCGGCCAGTGGCTCGCGTCGCCCGAGGCCCCCGCGAAGCTGGAGGAGCTCATGCGCCTGGCCCTGGCGCGCGATGGCCAGCGGCCGGTACGCGAGGTGCTCCAAGCATTCGGCCTGCTCGCCCCCGTCCAGGAGTTGGGGCGCGAGGCGCTGCGCGAGCGGCTCTCGCCCCTCGTGGCCTCGGCGCCCTTCGCGCTCTGGCTGGAGGAGCTGATGCGCGGCTGATCTATGCTCCCGGCCCGTTCCACCTCCGACCGGAAGGATCGCATGGGAATCTTCGACAAGCTCAAGGACGTGACCAACCTGGTGACGGGCGGCTCGGCCCGCGTCACCCTCGAGTACGAGCCGCAGGTGGCCTACCCCGGGGAGGACATCGAGGTGCGGGTCGTGGTCACGTCCACCGGCGGCCAGGTGAAGTCCAAGGGCATCTTCGTGGACATCAAGTCGAGCGAGCGGCTGGAGGTCCCCCGGCACACGGTGACCGGCCAGGAGAGCCCGGTGAACACCACGTACACGGGCTTCTCGCAGGAGCTGCAGATCGCCCCCGCCTTCGTGCTGGAGGCCAACGAGACGCGGGAGTTCTCCGGCCACGTGCGCCTGCCCAGCGACGCCCAGCCCACCTTCCAGGGGCGCTACGTGCGCCACCAGTGGTCCCTCCGGGGCCGCATGGAGGCCCTGGGCAATGATCCGGACTCGGGCTTCCTGGAGCTGCGGGTGGCCTCGAACGGCTAGTCGCGCGGGGCGCCGGAGGCGCTAAGGTGGGCTTTCGATGAACACGCGCACCGAACCGCTGCGGCCCCAGGAGTTGTGGTCCCGCACGCTCGACACCACCGGGCAGGGCCTGACCACGGGCGCCCTGCAGCCCATCGCCACCGAGTGCCGCGTCCTGGAGCACCAGGGCGTGGACTTCCAGGTGCGGGTGCTCGGCCGGGCGCACCTCAAGGAAGACCGGGCCAGGCGCGAGCCTCCGCGCGCCCAGCCCTTCAACCCCTTCGAGCACCCGGATCCCCATCTGGTGGTGGGCCCGCTGACGCCCACCCACGTGTGCCTGCTCAACAAGTTCAACGTCGTCGAGCACCACCTGCTCATCGTGACGCGTGTGTTCGAGGAGCAGGAGTCCTGGCTCACCGCCGCCGACTTCGAGGCGCTCGCGCTGTGCATGAGCGGGCTGGACGGGCTGGGCTTCTACAACTCCGGCGAGGCCGCGGGCGCGAGCCAGCGCCACAAGCACCTGCAGCTCATTCCGCCCCTGGGCCCCGAGGGCCTGCGCGTGCCCATGGAGGCGCTGCTGACCCCGCCGCCGCCGCGCGGCCAGGTGCTGGAGCTGCCCGCCCTGGGCTTCGCGCACCGGGTGACGGGCCTCGGCCCCTGGGAGGACAGCCCCTCGCGGGACGGCGCGCGGATGCTGGACGCCTATCGGGCGCTGATGGCCGCGGCCGACATGCACACCACGCCCCCGCCGCCCTACAACCTGCTGACCACCCGGGACTGGATGCTGCTCGCGCCCCGCTCGCGCGCCGAGTCCCACGGCATCAACGTCAACGCCATGGGCTTCGCGGGCTCGCTGCTCGTCAAGACGACGGAGCAGTGCGAGCACCTGCGGCAGCTCGGCCCCATGGAGCTGCTCGCGCGGGTGACCCGGCCCTGAGGCCGCTCAGGCCGCCGTCAGGATGCGGTGGCGGTAGAGCTCCAGCAGGATGTCCTCGTGCAGGTCCGCCTGCTTCTCGGTGCGCAGGCGCTCGCGCACCACGTCCACGGGCTCCTGGCCGGTGAACTCCACGAGCAGCGCATAGGCGATGCCCGGCAGCGCCACGGCGTCGTACTCGCTGTAGGAGCCGAGCGCCACGTTGCCATCCGGCAGCC includes:
- a CDS encoding sporulation protein; this translates as MGIFDKLKDVTNLVTGGSARVTLEYEPQVAYPGEDIEVRVVVTSTGGQVKSKGIFVDIKSSERLEVPRHTVTGQESPVNTTYTGFSQELQIAPAFVLEANETREFSGHVRLPSDAQPTFQGRYVRHQWSLRGRMEALGNDPDSGFLELRVASNG
- a CDS encoding ATP adenylyltransferase family protein, translated to MNTRTEPLRPQELWSRTLDTTGQGLTTGALQPIATECRVLEHQGVDFQVRVLGRAHLKEDRARREPPRAQPFNPFEHPDPHLVVGPLTPTHVCLLNKFNVVEHHLLIVTRVFEEQESWLTAADFEALALCMSGLDGLGFYNSGEAAGASQRHKHLQLIPPLGPEGLRVPMEALLTPPPPRGQVLELPALGFAHRVTGLGPWEDSPSRDGARMLDAYRALMAAADMHTTPPPPYNLLTTRDWMLLAPRSRAESHGINVNAMGFAGSLLVKTTEQCEHLRQLGPMELLARVTRP